The nucleotide sequence AAGAGCGCCATGATCTCCATATACCGCGCCTTGGTAAACCGCGAAGGCTTGAGTACGGACGGAATCGCCTTGGCCGTGGCCTTGAGCACCTTGGGCTGGTTGCTGACGATAAAAGCGCCTAAAGCGCCCCCGCCAATAGTCACTAGCTCAAACGGCAGCGCCTTCATAAGAACACCCACGCTGCCGCCGTGCAGCACATACATGCCAAAGATGCAGCCGAAGGCGACGATATAACCGATGAGAACAAGCATAGGGTCTGATTGTGGAGTGAGATGCCCACGGTCATAGGTGCAAAAAGCTGGGCGTTTGCGCTGTAGATCGGCAGCTAGAGGCTGATATGTAGGGCGATGCAGCTTGGGTAGAGCTGCCCCGGCAGACTGCGCATTTGATAAAAGTCAAAGCCAAAGTTACATCTGGAAATTTTTTTGCAGAACTCCCTAAAGTTTCCAGGCGAGGGGGCCGATAACAGCTTCAACAGGGGAAAAAGCCCTGTCACCAGCGGGCCACAGCAGCAAATATTCAAGGAACTGCAGGCTGAGGTGCTGGATTGGGCTGCCGCCGCCGCCCACCCTGAAAGGTTTCAGGTCACTGTGGCGGCGACGTTTTGATCTCACAGAGGAGTTCTCATCATGGCAATGACCATCAACACCAATATCCAGTCGCTCAACGCACAACGCAACCTGGGTACCTCGCAATCCTCGCTGGCGACCTCCATGCAGCGCCTGTCTTCGGGCCTGCGCATCAACAGCGCCAAGGATGATGCGGCTGGTCTGGCGATCTCCGAGCGTATGACATCTCAGATTCGTGGTCTGAACCAGGCTCAGCGTAATGCCAACGACGGTGTTTCTCTGGCTCAAACAGCTGAAGGTGCTTTAAGCACAATTGGCGGTAACCTGCAGCGCATTCGTGAATTGGCCGTGCAATCTGCCAATGCGACAAATAGTGATAGTGATCGTGTAGCTTTGCAAAAAGAAGTTACACAGTTGACTGAAGAGATTGATCGCGTTGCCCGCACTACTGAATTCAATGGCACAAAGCTCCTTGATGGTTCTTTCACATCCAAGGCTTTTCAAGTAGGTGCAAATGCAGGGCAGACAATTACTGTTGATTCGATTTTGGATGCAAAAACGAACTCGCTTGGCCAGTATCAAGGCGTAAGTGCAACTGGGCAAGCAATTGGTACTACCAAGTCAGACATGACTATCGCGCTGAATCCTCCTGCAGGGGGGGCTCAGGCAGCGAAGACGGTAACAATGAAGGATGTTGCAGCGGATGCGAAGGCTATTGCAAATGCCATTAACACCTCGGGAGTTTCGGGGCTGACGGCCACCGCTGACGTAAATAATCTTGCAGGAGTTTCAGGCGCAACCGCAACTGCGGCAATGAGCGGCGAGGCAACCGTAAAAATTAACGGAATTGATATTAAGGTCACCGTAGGCACGGATACCGCTACGAACCTGAGCAATACTGTTAAGGCGATTAACGACAAGTCTGCAGCGAGTGGGGTGACCGCTACGTTGGATGGAGACAAAGTTAAACTGACCGCCGCAGATGGGCGCAATATCGATCTGGGATCTGCAACAGGCGGCACAGGATTGACAAATGCCCAACTGGGCTTGGCGAACGCCACAATTCAGCGCAGCACTGTTTCCTATGATTACCAAGCAGCTGATGGTGATACTCGAACCTTGTCCATCACAAATGGATTGGCTACTGCTGTTGCAAGCGTCGCCCCATCAGCTACAGGTCAACAGATCTCTCAGCTTGATATCTCGACTGTAGATGGTGCTAACAAGGCGATGAAGGCTGCGGACGCAGCATTGACAGCCATTAACTCCGGGCGAGCAGCCTTGGGTGCGATCCAAAATCGATTTGAATCTGTAGTGTCAAACTTGAGTGTCAACAGCGAAAACTTGTCTGCAGCAAAGGGGCGAATTACTGATGCCGACTTTGCTTCGGAAACTGCCAACCTGAGCCGCTCGCAGATTCTGCAGCAAGCTGGTACTGCGATGGTGGCACAGGCCAACCAACTGCCTCAGGGCGTGCTGTCCCTGCTGCGTTAATTGCATCAAATTCACCAGCCCCAAGCTGGTGAAGCAAGTGCAAGCCAAAGCCTCCTTCGCGAGGCTTTTTTCATTGCCTGCATCTTGATATGTGTTTGGTGTGCTGCCTTCAATTGTAAAAATAGCGGTGCTTTAGGCCTCTTATCGGTCTTATGTTGGCTGTCGCTTGCTCCAACAATCCTCGTACCCGGAATACCAGACTTCGTCCGTGTTTCCGGTCACGTGGGCCAGCGCCGTCGCTGGTCGTGAAAACGGCTAGAACGTCGCCGGTTTACTGGCTTGAAACAGGAGCACATGCCATGGCAGCCATCATCAATACGAATATCCAGTCGCTCAATGCACAGCGCAATCTGAGCTCATCTCAAAGCCAGCTGGCTACATCCATGCAGCGCCTGTCTTCGGGCTTGCGCATCAATAGCGCCAAGGATGACGCAGCAGGTTTGGCTATTTCTGAGCGCATGACCACCCAGGTACGTGGTTTGACGGTTGCCATGCGCAATGCCAATGACGGTATCTCTTTGGCGCAGACTGCTGAAGGAGCATTAAGCTCTCTGGGCAGCAATCTGCAGCGTATCCGTGAATTAGCGGTGCAGTCACGCAACGCCACAAATTCTGCAGAGGATCGTGCTGCTCTCGATGCAGAAGTTCAGCAGCTTAAGTCTGAAATTACACGGATTGCCCAGCAAACCAACTTCAATGGAACCCAACTGCTGGATGGCTCCTTCACCAATATGGCGTTTCAGGTTGGTGCCAACCAAGGGCAGACCATTGATGTCAATGCCATTGTGAATGCGAATGTTGAGGCACTCGGCGATTGGAAGAGCGTTGCCGTGCCATCAAAAATGGCTGGAGAAAATGTCGAAGCGGGAACCTCATCAGTTAACGTGCCTGGTATTGCCAAGCTTGAGGTGGGGGTGCCGACTTTTACAGCCGGTCCACCTGATGCATATGACTTTGCAGCGTTCGATCTGAAGGTGAATGGCGGCACGGTTATCAATGTTGCAGCAAGCACAGGGGGAACGAAGGAAGCAGCGCTGGCTGACTTGGCCACAAATTTGGCTGCAGCCATTAACGACACTGCTGATGGTTTGGGTGCGAATGCTGTATCCGTTAATGTTGTCAATGGGAAGCTGGAAATTGCATCTACATCCAATAGTGTGGAAACAATAGCAGCGACAGGCGCCGGAGGGGCAACAACAACTCCAATTGGTACTTCTGCAATTGCATTGCCAGCACAAAAAGCGGTGAGTTCAGGTGGACTTCCTGCTTTGGATAGTTCTGCTGGATTGAAGATTAATGGTGCGGTTATTGAGCTGAATGCCAGTGCATCGCCATCTGACCGCCTCAAAGATTTAGTCGAAAAGATCAATAGCAGCACGTATACCTCGCCAAACACTCCCGTGACGGCTTCCATCGTGAATGGTTCTCTGTCGCTTACATCGGCGACGGGTGACATCGTGATTGAAAGCGCTTCTGGCAAAGAACAGAATGTGCTTGCAGGAACGGGGTTGCACGTTGGAAATTCGAAGGTCGGAGATGCGAGCTATATCTCTGGATCGCGCGGATTTGAAGCTGCTGGCAAGCAAACTGGCTTTGCCAGTTTGAATGTTCTGGATGCAGAGCTTGCTGATAACGCCATCCTCGCGATGGATGCAGCTTTAACTGCGGTCAATGGCGCGCGAGCAACTCTGGGCGCTATTCAGAGTCGTTTTGAAACCACGGTCGAAAACCTGAGCGTTAACGCTGAAAACCTCTCTGCATCGCGCAGCCGCATCATGGACGCTGACTTCGCCGCAGAAACCGCAAATCTGAGTCGCACACAGATTCTGCAGCAGGCCGGTACAGCCATGGTGGCCCAGGCCAACCAGCTGCCGCAGCAGGTGTTGAAGCTGTTGCAGGGCTGATATTCGGCTGACATTATCGAAAGTGCTTAAGTTCTGCATTCGCTGGCCGAAATGCAGAGTGCAGTACTGTCCATAAAGACGACGCGCAGGCGTCGTTTGTTCAATGACGCAAACCGTGCCTGCTGCGCGCACAGGTGTTTGTGCAGAGGGAGTTTTGTATGGCTATCAGCTCAGTGGGTATCGGCAGTGGTCTGGATGTGGAAACCATCGTCAAGCAATTGGTGGCGCTGGAGTCCAAGCCCATTACTGCTTTGCAGACCAAGGCCAGTGGTATCAATACCCAGATATCGGCTTTTAGCCAGTTGAAGTCGCAAATCTCCAATCTGCAGGACCAGGTGGTCAAGCTTGCAAAGCCCGCGACCTGGCTGGGTAACACGTTGACCTCTTCCAATTCGACACTGGTTACGGGCACGGCCACCTCCAGTGCTGTGCAGGCAACATACGACGTCAAGGTGTCGCAGATGGCGGCAGGGCAGACGATTGGCTCTGGTCTGGTCACTAGCGCTACTGAGCTCGGCTCAGGCACGCTGACTTTCACCATGGGGACTTGGGGTGAGAGCGGGCTCACGGCCAATACCAAGGATGGCAAGGATGTGAGCTTTAGTGTGAATATCACTGAAGCGGACGATTCTCTGGCCAAGATCGCTGCCAAGATCAATGCGGAAAAGGGTGATGTGAGTGCCACGGTGCTCAAGGATCACACGGGCGAGCGACTGGTGCTGCAGTCCAAGACGACGGGTGTGAACTCGGCTTTCAAGGTGGAGGCAGAGGGTGCTGGCTTGCAGCAGTTTGCCTACGGCGGCACCGATGGAAAAATGACGCGCTCTGTGGAGGCCAAAGACACGCTGGCGACCATTAACGGTATTCAGATGGCTTCGCACACCAATGTGTTTGAAGAGGTCGCTGCAGGTGTAACTTTGACGGTTTCGCAGAAGATGGCGGACGCCGATGCACCGGTGCGCATCACCATTGCCAATGACACTGCGACGGCCAAGACTGCGCTCAAGAACCTGGTGGAGTCCTATAACGCCCTCAGTAGTGCATTGACCACCATGACGGCTTACGACAAGGACACCAAAACTGCGGGCACCCTGCAGGGCGACTCCACTGCAGTGAACCTGCAGTCGGCAATGCGCCGTATCTTGTCGGGCCCAGGTGGTAGTGGTGGTGAGTTCAGCAGTTTGTCTCAGATCGGACTTGCGTTCCAGAAGGATGGAACACTCAAGATTGACGACACCAAGCTGGATAAGGCGTTGAAAGATCCCGAGAGTCTGTCCAAGTTCTTTACTGCGGATGTTGATGATGCGAATCAGGATGGCTTTGCAGTGCGCCTGAAGGATTTCACGACAGGGCTGCTGTCCACTGATGGAACCTTTACCACCAAAGACAATACGCTCAAAGACGCTCTCAAGCGCAATACCGCAGATCAGGACAAGCAGACCACGCGAGTCACGAACTATGAGGCGCGCCTGCGGGCCCAGTATTCGCGTCTGGACACGCAGATGGCCAGCTTGAAAGCGCTGGACACCTATGTTTCGCAGCAAGTCACTACGTGGAATAAATCCACCAGTTAATCGCTTGAAACCTGCAGATAGGGCTTAATTCCCCTCTGAGTCTGCCGATAACAAAGGCAGTAATTTGAGAAACTGCAGCGAAGGAGTTTTGTGATGTTTTCCCCAGCCAATGCGCGCGCAATGTCGGCTTACCGTCAGGTGGGTGTGCAATCCGTGGTGGACAGCGCATCGCCTCAGCAGTTGATCAAGATGCTGTTTGATGGTTTGCTCGCGTCTATCAATGCAGCCCGTGGAGCCATAGAGCGCGGCGATATCAATGAAAAAGTGCGCCATATCGGCAAGGCCGTACGCATTTTGCAAGAGGGCTTGCTCAGTGCTCTGGATCGCGAAAAAGGCGGTGAGCTGGCAGGAAACTTGGCCGCGCTTTATGACTATTGCACGACCCGCCTGACGCTGGCAAATGCTCGCAATGATCTGGCCATGGTGGATGAGGTGGCGGGCCTGGTGGGAACGGTTGCACAAGGCTGGAACGAGATAACAAATGCACCGGCACCCGCTGGCGCTTAAAAAAATGGAGCACACATTGATCGATTACTACCGCGCCATTGAGGAGAGCAGTGCCAAGATGCTGCAGGCTGCCCAGAACAAGGACTGGGACGGTGTTGCGCGCTATGAGGGCACTTGTGCTGTGCTGATCGAGCAACTGCGTTTTCGCTCGAAGGATGAAAAGCTGGAGCCTGAGCTGCGCAAGGAGAAGGCACGCATCATGCAGCGCATTCTGAGCAACGATGCCCAGATTCGTGTGCTGGCCGAGCCTTGGCTGGCAAGCTTTGAACATATGTTCGATGGTCAGCCGCATGTGATGCATTGATCGCCAACGGCATCACAACGAAATAACAAAGCCCTGCTGCAGTGATGCATCAGGGCTTTTTCTATGGGGTTGGAGTCAAAAGGGGTTGTGGCTCAATGCAGGTAGGCGGCTGCAGCTATT is from Comamonas fluminis and encodes:
- a CDS encoding flagellin, translated to MAMTINTNIQSLNAQRNLGTSQSSLATSMQRLSSGLRINSAKDDAAGLAISERMTSQIRGLNQAQRNANDGVSLAQTAEGALSTIGGNLQRIRELAVQSANATNSDSDRVALQKEVTQLTEEIDRVARTTEFNGTKLLDGSFTSKAFQVGANAGQTITVDSILDAKTNSLGQYQGVSATGQAIGTTKSDMTIALNPPAGGAQAAKTVTMKDVAADAKAIANAINTSGVSGLTATADVNNLAGVSGATATAAMSGEATVKINGIDIKVTVGTDTATNLSNTVKAINDKSAASGVTATLDGDKVKLTAADGRNIDLGSATGGTGLTNAQLGLANATIQRSTVSYDYQAADGDTRTLSITNGLATAVASVAPSATGQQISQLDISTVDGANKAMKAADAALTAINSGRAALGAIQNRFESVVSNLSVNSENLSAAKGRITDADFASETANLSRSQILQQAGTAMVAQANQLPQGVLSLLR
- a CDS encoding flagellin, which produces MAAIINTNIQSLNAQRNLSSSQSQLATSMQRLSSGLRINSAKDDAAGLAISERMTTQVRGLTVAMRNANDGISLAQTAEGALSSLGSNLQRIRELAVQSRNATNSAEDRAALDAEVQQLKSEITRIAQQTNFNGTQLLDGSFTNMAFQVGANQGQTIDVNAIVNANVEALGDWKSVAVPSKMAGENVEAGTSSVNVPGIAKLEVGVPTFTAGPPDAYDFAAFDLKVNGGTVINVAASTGGTKEAALADLATNLAAAINDTADGLGANAVSVNVVNGKLEIASTSNSVETIAATGAGGATTTPIGTSAIALPAQKAVSSGGLPALDSSAGLKINGAVIELNASASPSDRLKDLVEKINSSTYTSPNTPVTASIVNGSLSLTSATGDIVIESASGKEQNVLAGTGLHVGNSKVGDASYISGSRGFEAAGKQTGFASLNVLDAELADNAILAMDAALTAVNGARATLGAIQSRFETTVENLSVNAENLSASRSRIMDADFAAETANLSRTQILQQAGTAMVAQANQLPQQVLKLLQG
- the fliD gene encoding flagellar filament capping protein FliD, whose amino-acid sequence is MAISSVGIGSGLDVETIVKQLVALESKPITALQTKASGINTQISAFSQLKSQISNLQDQVVKLAKPATWLGNTLTSSNSTLVTGTATSSAVQATYDVKVSQMAAGQTIGSGLVTSATELGSGTLTFTMGTWGESGLTANTKDGKDVSFSVNITEADDSLAKIAAKINAEKGDVSATVLKDHTGERLVLQSKTTGVNSAFKVEAEGAGLQQFAYGGTDGKMTRSVEAKDTLATINGIQMASHTNVFEEVAAGVTLTVSQKMADADAPVRITIANDTATAKTALKNLVESYNALSSALTTMTAYDKDTKTAGTLQGDSTAVNLQSAMRRILSGPGGSGGEFSSLSQIGLAFQKDGTLKIDDTKLDKALKDPESLSKFFTADVDDANQDGFAVRLKDFTTGLLSTDGTFTTKDNTLKDALKRNTADQDKQTTRVTNYEARLRAQYSRLDTQMASLKALDTYVSQQVTTWNKSTS
- the fliS gene encoding flagellar export chaperone FliS: MFSPANARAMSAYRQVGVQSVVDSASPQQLIKMLFDGLLASINAARGAIERGDINEKVRHIGKAVRILQEGLLSALDREKGGELAGNLAALYDYCTTRLTLANARNDLAMVDEVAGLVGTVAQGWNEITNAPAPAGA
- a CDS encoding flagellar protein FliT, coding for MEHTLIDYYRAIEESSAKMLQAAQNKDWDGVARYEGTCAVLIEQLRFRSKDEKLEPELRKEKARIMQRILSNDAQIRVLAEPWLASFEHMFDGQPHVMH